Proteins encoded in a region of the Lepidochelys kempii isolate rLepKem1 chromosome 24, rLepKem1.hap2, whole genome shotgun sequence genome:
- the MPZ gene encoding LOW QUALITY PROTEIN: myelin protein P0 (The sequence of the model RefSeq protein was modified relative to this genomic sequence to represent the inferred CDS: substituted 1 base at 1 genomic stop codon), producing MGSQGTSGSGSLVLVAALFSALVLAPTWAIHVYTHREVHGTVGDQVTLACSFWSSEWISDDISITWLFQPESGKDTISIFHFVKGQPYVDEVGAFKNRMEWVGDPHRKDGSIIIRNLDYTDNGTFTCDVKNPPDIGGKSSQVTLYVFEKVPTRYGVVLGAVIGGVLGLVILVVVTGYLIRYCWLRRQATLQRQLSAMEKGKLQRSAKDSSKRGRQPPVLYAMLDHSRSTKSASEKKSKGGLGESRKDKKXRLAGREGTPKAGAESPRSSKVVMTIEMELRGDEAEATSLKPAVKSPSKNSLKNALMNIIKMDSEK from the exons ATGGGGTCCCAGGGCACTTCGGGGAGTGGGAGCCTCGTGCTGGTCGCTGCCCTGTTCTCTGCACTGG TGCTGGCTCCAACCTGGGCCATCCACGTTTACACACACCGGGAGGTCCATGGCACGGTGGGAGACCAGGTCACCCTCGCCTGCAGCTTCTGGTCCAGCGAGTGGATCTCCGATGACATCTCCATCACCTGGCTGTTCCAGCCAGAGAGCGGCAAGGACACCATCTCA ATATTCCACTTCGTAAAAGGGCAGCCCTATGTCGATGAAGTGGGTGCCTTCAAGAATCGCATGGAGTGGGTGGGGGACCCACACCGCAAAGACGGCTCCATCATCATCCGCAACCTGGATTATACCGACAACGGCACCTTCACCTGCGACGTCAAGAACCCACCCGATATTGGCGGCAAGTCGTCTCAGGTCACCCTCTATGTCTTCGAAAAAG TGCCCACCAGGTATGGTGTGGTCTTGGGGGCCGTCATCGGAGGAGTGCTGGGGTTGGTCATCCTCGTGGTGGTGACAGGCTATCTCATCAGGTATTGCTGGCTAAGGAGGCAGGCAACGCTGCAGAGGCAACTCAG TGCTATGGAGAAAGGCAAACTGCAGAGGTCAGCCAAGGATTCGTCAAAACGAGGCCGCCAG CCCCCTGTCCTGTACGCCATGCTGGACCACAGCCGGAGCACCAAGTCTGCCAGCGAGAAGAAATCCAAGGGCGGCCTGGGCGAGTCTCGCAAGGACAAGAAATAGCGGTTAGCAGGCAGGGAAGGTACCCCCAAGGCGGGCGCCGAGTCCCCCCGCAGTTCAAAGGTTGTCATGACCATCGAGATGGAACTGAGGGGGGACGAGGCTGAGGCCACCAGCCTCAAACCTGCCGTCAAGTCCCCCAGCAAGAACAGCCTCAAAAACGCCCTGATGAACATCATCAAGATGGACTCGGAAAAATGA